In the genome of Solibacillus silvestris, one region contains:
- a CDS encoding acetyltransferase, with amino-acid sequence MLVRYKKALEKIAMGLISLMPQEKDIKRLMETIQQYEQNENWTLFLWKDGEEYVGAIGIAEENDAAIVQHITVIPSYRGEGVALKMLHELRNMGYEHIQANEDTSAFVQKCIPILKEVD; translated from the coding sequence ATGTTAGTTCGATATAAAAAAGCACTTGAAAAAATTGCAATGGGATTAATTTCGTTAATGCCACAAGAAAAAGATATTAAACGCTTAATGGAAACCATTCAACAATATGAACAAAACGAAAATTGGACACTCTTCTTATGGAAAGATGGCGAAGAATATGTAGGAGCTATAGGAATTGCAGAGGAAAATGATGCTGCAATCGTTCAACATATTACAGTCATCCCATCGTATCGCGGGGAAGGTGTCGCATTAAAAATGTTACACGAACTGCGGAATATGGGGTATGAGCATATTCAAGCGAATGAAGATACAAGTGCATTTGTCCAAAAGTGTATACCTATATTAAAAGAAGTCGACTAA
- a CDS encoding segregation and condensation protein A has protein sequence MSYEVKLDAFSGPLDLLLHLIHRLEIDIYDIPMAELTEQYIDHIHAMQTLELNEASEYLVMAATLLAIKSRMLIPINENEIDAEELEIDEVDPREELVARLIEYKKYKEAAVQLQELETERGQVFTKAPADLSEFMPEEQLALFDQNVNVYDMLSAFQKLMRRKQLKKPLSTRIARQEISVKEQMRSVVSILKNAGGRVMFSQLFEAEDKPMLVLTFLTLLELMKRQVIFVEQQNNFDDLSVLLTKEEINDEYEQLTEPN, from the coding sequence ATGTCTTACGAAGTGAAACTAGACGCCTTTAGTGGGCCACTAGATTTATTATTGCATTTAATTCATCGTTTGGAAATTGATATATATGATATTCCAATGGCGGAATTAACGGAACAGTATATTGATCACATCCATGCGATGCAAACATTGGAACTGAATGAAGCGAGCGAATATTTAGTAATGGCCGCAACATTATTGGCGATTAAAAGCCGTATGCTCATTCCGATTAATGAAAATGAAATCGATGCAGAGGAGCTCGAAATTGATGAGGTCGATCCACGGGAAGAGCTTGTTGCACGTTTAATCGAATATAAAAAATATAAAGAAGCAGCTGTCCAACTTCAGGAATTGGAAACAGAACGTGGGCAAGTGTTCACGAAAGCGCCAGCGGACTTGTCGGAATTTATGCCGGAAGAACAATTAGCGCTTTTTGATCAAAATGTAAATGTTTACGATATGTTAAGTGCGTTTCAAAAACTAATGCGTCGTAAACAATTAAAAAAACCGTTGTCAACGCGCATCGCAAGACAGGAAATTTCAGTGAAGGAACAAATGCGTTCCGTTGTAAGCATTTTAAAAAATGCAGGCGGAAGAGTGATGTTCTCGCAATTGTTTGAAGCAGAGGATAAGCCAATGCTTGTTTTGACGTTTTTAACATTACTGGAATTAATGAAGCGCCAAGTGATTTTTGTCGAACAACAAAATAACTTCGATGATTTATCCGTATTATTGACAAAGGAGGAGATCAATGATGAATACGAACAACTTACTGAGCCGAATTGA
- a CDS encoding SMC-Scp complex subunit ScpB — protein MMNTNNLLSRIEALLFVAGDEGMTVKQLAQYIEVEPMDIEAGLSELLSHYNEEEMRGITLKQLAGTYQLTTKPEITDTLKKLIENPTNQVLTAASLEVLAIIAYKQPITRAEVEDLRGVKSERPIATLVSRALVQEVGRAEGTGRAILYGTTKEFLNYFGLKNIKELPPLPEEVDQEDDQPTDLFLTKFQETFNQN, from the coding sequence ATGATGAATACGAACAACTTACTGAGCCGAATTGAAGCACTGTTATTCGTAGCTGGTGATGAAGGTATGACCGTTAAACAACTGGCACAATATATAGAAGTAGAGCCAATGGATATTGAAGCAGGATTAAGCGAACTCCTGTCTCATTACAATGAGGAGGAAATGCGGGGGATTACATTAAAACAACTTGCCGGTACATATCAGTTAACAACAAAACCGGAAATAACCGACACGTTAAAAAAATTAATTGAAAACCCGACAAATCAAGTATTAACCGCTGCTTCATTAGAGGTTCTGGCAATTATAGCGTATAAGCAGCCGATTACGCGCGCGGAAGTGGAAGATCTGCGCGGGGTGAAAAGCGAACGTCCGATTGCAACACTTGTTTCAAGGGCGCTTGTACAGGAAGTTGGCAGAGCGGAAGGAACAGGACGGGCAATCTTATATGGGACGACAAAAGAATTTCTGAATTATTTTGGGTTAAAAAACATTAAAGAATTGCCGCCGTTACCGGAAGAAGTCGATCAGGAAGATGATCAGCCGACAGATTTATTTTTAACGAAGTTCCAGGAAACATTTAACCAAAATTAA
- a CDS encoding D-alanyl-D-alanine carboxypeptidase, whose protein sequence is MKKWFVSIVVMFVFLSGSSQIQAASNSYVVIDAENGRTLMGVNEHARLPIASLTKIWTALVVLENSELTDEVVISKEASLVEGSSIYLLENETYTIDYLLHGLMMQSGNDAATALAEHIGGSVEGFVQLMNEKAELYQLHETTFTNPTGLHNEAHLSSAYDTAKMLQIAMMNPQFRKIASTQNFSDGRQWKNKHRLMHEKIGAIAGKTGYTKVAGRTLATFFEREQKSFVVVTINEGNDWNIHRNLADFIDNNFEQQTIVKKGKYNANGLAIELDEPFQMLLHKKERPNFEHIVKVSRLKGSNRGVWLLYADEMLVSSKLVTVK, encoded by the coding sequence TTGAAAAAGTGGTTTGTTTCTATTGTTGTAATGTTCGTATTTTTGAGTGGTTCGTCACAAATTCAGGCGGCGTCTAATAGCTATGTTGTTATCGACGCGGAAAATGGGCGGACATTAATGGGCGTGAATGAACATGCACGCCTTCCGATCGCCAGCCTCACAAAAATCTGGACTGCCCTAGTTGTTTTGGAAAATAGTGAGCTTACCGATGAAGTGGTTATTTCGAAGGAAGCCTCACTTGTGGAAGGCTCATCGATTTATTTACTGGAAAACGAGACATATACGATTGATTACTTGCTTCATGGTTTAATGATGCAATCAGGGAATGATGCCGCTACTGCGCTGGCAGAGCATATTGGCGGATCTGTAGAAGGTTTTGTTCAGCTTATGAACGAAAAGGCCGAGCTTTATCAATTGCATGAAACAACTTTTACAAATCCTACAGGGCTGCACAATGAGGCCCATCTATCCTCTGCCTACGATACGGCAAAAATGCTGCAAATTGCGATGATGAATCCACAATTCAGAAAAATTGCATCTACTCAAAATTTTTCGGATGGCAGGCAGTGGAAAAATAAACATCGACTTATGCATGAAAAGATAGGCGCCATTGCAGGAAAAACAGGCTACACAAAAGTGGCTGGACGAACATTGGCAACTTTCTTTGAACGGGAACAAAAATCATTTGTTGTCGTTACTATTAATGAAGGAAATGATTGGAATATCCACCGTAACTTGGCGGATTTTATCGACAATAATTTTGAGCAACAAACGATTGTGAAAAAAGGGAAGTATAATGCGAATGGATTGGCCATCGAGTTAGATGAACCGTTCCAAATGCTGCTTCATAAGAAAGAACGGCCGAATTTTGAGCATATTGTTAAAGTTTCACGGCTGAAAGGGTCAAATCGAGGGGTTTGGCTTTTATATGCAGATGAAATGCTCGTATCATCAAAACTTGTTACAGTAAAATAA
- a CDS encoding pseudouridine synthase, with protein MERLQKVIAYAGVASRRKAEQLIVEGKVKVNGVVVKELGTKVSNSDTIEVEGVKLEKEDKVYFLLYKPRAYISAVTDDKGRKTVTDIFKKHVHQRIFPVGRLDYDTTGLLLLTNDGEFSNLMTHPKFKIDKTYIARVKGIPTKQGLMKLQSGIKLEDGKTAPAKVSMTSFDENAGKAICEITIHEGRNRQVRRMFEAIGTPVVKLKRERFAFLDLTGLSPGEYRQLTKHEVKLLRVLAETGKVDYNN; from the coding sequence ATGGAAAGATTACAAAAAGTGATTGCCTATGCAGGCGTTGCATCACGACGTAAAGCAGAGCAATTAATCGTAGAAGGTAAAGTAAAAGTAAATGGAGTCGTAGTAAAAGAGCTTGGAACAAAAGTATCCAACTCGGACACGATTGAAGTAGAAGGCGTAAAGCTTGAAAAAGAAGATAAAGTATATTTCTTACTATATAAACCACGTGCCTATATTTCGGCAGTTACTGATGATAAAGGGCGAAAAACGGTTACAGACATTTTTAAGAAACATGTTCATCAGCGTATTTTCCCGGTAGGGCGTTTAGATTATGATACGACAGGGTTATTGCTTTTAACGAATGACGGCGAGTTTTCAAACTTAATGACGCATCCGAAATTCAAAATCGACAAAACGTATATTGCGCGTGTTAAAGGAATTCCTACAAAGCAAGGTTTAATGAAACTGCAAAGCGGGATTAAGCTGGAGGACGGTAAAACGGCTCCTGCAAAAGTAAGCATGACTAGCTTTGATGAGAATGCCGGTAAAGCAATTTGTGAGATTACGATCCATGAAGGGCGAAATCGCCAAGTCCGCCGTATGTTTGAAGCAATCGGTACACCTGTCGTGAAATTAAAACGCGAGCGCTTTGCATTTTTGGATTTAACAGGTCTTAGTCCAGGAGAATACCGTCAGCTGACTAAACATGAAGTAAAACTACTTCGTGTATTAGCGGAGACAGGTAAAGTTGATTATAACAATTAA
- a CDS encoding thiol-disulfide oxidoreductase (catalyzes the reduction of the disulfide bonds in the heme binding site of apocytochrome c), which produces MEKKKQRSVTRGIILTILAIAIGYTVYAAVTKDKINIVQAGAQAPDFEVVDLQGEKHRLKDYEGKGVVLNFWGTWCEPCEREFPAMTRQYAEFKGQDVQIIAVNFAQSEFEVKKYVANMGMTFPVAIDKTKSVFTAYNIGPLPTSIFIKPDGTIDRIITGEMTEKEIVQYMESIKPE; this is translated from the coding sequence TTGGAAAAAAAGAAACAACGTTCTGTGACTCGCGGCATCATTTTAACCATTTTAGCAATCGCAATCGGATATACAGTTTACGCTGCCGTAACGAAAGATAAAATAAATATTGTACAAGCCGGGGCACAGGCGCCTGATTTTGAAGTAGTAGATTTACAAGGGGAAAAACATAGATTGAAAGACTACGAGGGAAAGGGTGTCGTACTGAATTTCTGGGGTACATGGTGTGAGCCGTGTGAACGAGAATTCCCTGCAATGACGCGTCAATATGCGGAATTTAAGGGCCAGGATGTTCAAATTATTGCCGTTAACTTCGCACAGTCTGAATTTGAAGTGAAAAAATATGTGGCGAATATGGGGATGACGTTCCCGGTTGCGATCGATAAAACGAAAAGTGTTTTCACTGCCTATAATATTGGACCCCTGCCTACATCAATTTTCATTAAACCCGACGGTACAATAGACCGTATTATTACTGGAGAAATGACCGAGAAGGAAATTGTGCAATATATGGAGTCAATCAAGCCGGAATAG
- a CDS encoding cytochrome C biogenesis protein yields the protein MNKLLCECGHENPEGTTLCQKCGSPLSAEEKSKKIADMRYEGTAIRSKTYNKSIIDKIWNFFSSVKVGITLIIINLIAASIGTILPQEFYISVATDAEKEKYYSDVYGWFGEIYYALGLSDLYSSLWFQLLVLMLGVSIIIASIDRGIPLHKSLKNQRVKRHSNFMKRQRIIGEGKPTETPDQTLQLVEQSLKTLKYNVRREDDSILAERGRFSRYGAYVNHVGLIVFLIGVMLHLVPGMYVDESMWLREGETRAVPGMDGYFLKNDKFILETYDNVPQGEQIKQGVNVVAKNYQTDVTLYKQQENSVPGQAENLEKVKQYGIQVNHPLKHEGYAFYQMDFRLNEIKTMVFDLINKETEQSLGQLSIDLTNPQEVYTLENGAQVELMGFYPDFSGFEDGVPQTATQTPNNPAFIFKMTTPETPDGETSFVAIQQTLEPEGDNIYKMKFSNVETRHMSGLTIRYDRTIPILIVGGIIFMIGVVIGSYWNHRRIWIEQLADGTIRMAAHTNKNWFSMKKDLDALTKHAHLPQYVDQQEIENNEHVETEKDGKTL from the coding sequence ATGAATAAACTACTTTGTGAATGCGGGCATGAAAATCCTGAAGGTACAACGCTCTGCCAAAAATGCGGTTCTCCATTATCCGCAGAAGAAAAAAGCAAAAAAATTGCAGATATGCGGTACGAAGGGACAGCCATACGTTCAAAAACTTATAACAAGTCAATTATTGATAAGATTTGGAATTTTTTCTCAAGTGTGAAAGTCGGAATTACGCTCATTATTATCAATTTAATAGCAGCATCAATTGGTACAATCCTGCCTCAGGAGTTTTACATAAGCGTAGCGACAGACGCTGAGAAGGAAAAGTACTATTCGGATGTTTATGGATGGTTCGGTGAAATATACTACGCGTTAGGTTTATCGGATCTTTATTCATCCTTATGGTTCCAATTACTTGTATTAATGTTAGGCGTGTCCATTATTATTGCAAGTATAGATAGAGGTATTCCATTACATAAATCTTTAAAAAACCAACGAGTTAAACGACATTCAAACTTTATGAAGCGTCAGCGAATTATTGGTGAGGGGAAACCAACTGAAACGCCCGATCAAACACTTCAGCTCGTTGAACAATCTTTAAAAACATTGAAATACAATGTCCGACGTGAGGATGATTCCATCTTAGCGGAACGTGGACGTTTTTCGCGCTATGGTGCCTATGTAAACCATGTTGGATTAATTGTCTTTTTAATTGGGGTCATGCTCCATTTAGTCCCGGGCATGTACGTTGATGAATCGATGTGGCTTCGTGAAGGCGAGACACGTGCTGTACCGGGTATGGACGGGTATTTCCTGAAGAATGATAAATTTATTTTGGAGACTTACGATAATGTTCCGCAAGGCGAGCAGATCAAACAAGGGGTCAATGTAGTCGCAAAAAATTACCAGACAGACGTGACATTGTATAAACAGCAGGAAAATAGCGTACCAGGACAGGCGGAAAACCTGGAAAAAGTGAAGCAATACGGAATTCAGGTAAACCATCCGCTCAAGCATGAGGGCTATGCATTTTATCAGATGGATTTCCGATTAAATGAGATTAAAACAATGGTTTTTGATTTAATCAATAAGGAAACAGAACAATCGCTAGGCCAATTAAGCATTGATTTAACGAACCCACAGGAAGTATATACGCTCGAAAATGGCGCACAGGTCGAATTAATGGGTTTTTATCCGGACTTTTCAGGTTTTGAAGATGGTGTACCGCAAACTGCTACCCAAACACCGAATAATCCGGCATTTATTTTTAAAATGACTACCCCTGAAACACCAGATGGGGAGACAAGCTTTGTTGCGATCCAACAAACACTGGAGCCAGAGGGTGACAATATTTATAAAATGAAGTTTTCGAATGTGGAAACGCGACATATGTCGGGTTTAACGATCCGTTATGACCGGACAATCCCTATTTTAATCGTAGGGGGCATTATCTTTATGATTGGCGTTGTAATCGGTTCCTATTGGAATCATCGCCGTATATGGATTGAACAGTTGGCTGATGGAACAATACGCATGGCAGCACATACGAATAAAAACTGGTTTAGTATGAAAAAAGATTTAGATGCATTAACGAAGCATGCTCATTTACCACAATACGTAGATCAACAGGAAATAGAAAACAACGAACATGTTGAAACAGAAAAGGATGGTAAAACCTTATGA
- a CDS encoding c-type cytochrome biogenesis protein CcsB yields the protein MSLIDLSGYLLYAAFISYLVGTFLFAGAIKVKNDTAAARADKYGKIALVVTIIGFVAQLGYFITRWIYTGHAPVSNMFEFTTAFGMFIVLSFIVIYFTYKVAALGVIALPIALLIIAYASMFPTEVSPLVPSLQSHWLTIHVTTAALGQSIFGISAVAGLIYLLRNVNMDERSKESFWLEAVMFCCVLVVGFVAATVTFNAMDYEAKYEYVDTLDQVSTSTYLMPAIFGMNEYVELSEDRMTPIFELPALIDARKLTTVFWSALFGTIIYILIRLIFRRKIAKMFQPLVKRVNSTLMDEIAYRSILIAFPIFTLGALIFAMIWAQEAWGRFWGWDPKEVWALITWLFYAAFLHLRLSKGWEGKKSAWLTVIGFLIILFNLVVVNLVIAGLHSYA from the coding sequence ATGAGTTTAATCGATTTAAGCGGTTATTTACTGTATGCGGCATTTATTAGTTATTTGGTAGGGACATTTTTATTTGCAGGCGCAATTAAAGTGAAAAATGACACAGCAGCAGCTCGGGCAGATAAATACGGTAAAATTGCCCTTGTTGTTACAATTATCGGTTTTGTTGCGCAGTTAGGTTATTTTATTACACGTTGGATTTATACAGGACATGCACCGGTTAGTAATATGTTTGAATTTACGACAGCATTCGGTATGTTCATCGTACTATCCTTTATCGTTATTTACTTTACGTATAAAGTTGCAGCATTAGGGGTTATTGCTTTACCAATTGCATTATTGATTATTGCATATGCCTCTATGTTCCCGACAGAGGTAAGTCCATTAGTACCGTCACTGCAAAGTCATTGGCTGACGATCCATGTTACAACTGCAGCGTTAGGGCAATCGATTTTTGGGATTAGTGCGGTAGCAGGACTTATTTATTTGCTGAGAAATGTGAATATGGACGAGCGCTCAAAAGAAAGTTTTTGGCTGGAAGCAGTCATGTTCTGCTGTGTATTAGTTGTAGGATTCGTTGCGGCAACGGTTACATTTAATGCAATGGATTATGAAGCGAAGTATGAATATGTTGATACATTGGATCAGGTCAGTACTTCAACGTATTTGATGCCGGCTATTTTCGGTATGAATGAGTATGTGGAGCTGTCTGAAGACCGTATGACACCGATATTTGAGTTACCGGCATTGATCGATGCACGGAAACTCACAACTGTTTTTTGGTCTGCTCTATTCGGTACAATTATTTATATACTCATTCGACTAATCTTTAGAAGAAAGATAGCGAAAATGTTTCAGCCATTAGTTAAACGGGTGAACTCGACGCTGATGGACGAAATTGCCTACCGTTCGATTTTAATTGCTTTTCCGATTTTTACATTAGGCGCGCTTATTTTTGCGATGATCTGGGCACAGGAAGCATGGGGACGATTTTGGGGCTGGGATCCGAAAGAAGTATGGGCCCTTATTACATGGCTGTTCTATGCAGCATTTTTACACCTGCGTCTGTCAAAAGGCTGGGAAGGAAAAAAGAGTGCTTGGCTAACGGTAATTGGTTTCCTAATCATCTTATTCAATTTAGTCGTTGTAAATCTTGTTATTGCAGGATTACACTCTTATGCATAA